Proteins encoded within one genomic window of Fusobacterium simiae:
- a CDS encoding toxin-antitoxin system YwqK family antitoxin — protein MKKILSALLLVFAMILSACGGIKYEYKDGVMYGDGKEATGTFKFKAGKYKVKGSFVNGLPDGLFEEYYPDGKIMIKDTFVNGENTKEEIFYKNGQLMGVFADDEDLKLYFDDGKLVMTYNDKTDESVIYHENGNPLMVNNDKESTIYDENNEMLFKVQNDEPVDIGLTLKEKDGTFQILKGNKVIAKLDANGEIVSYLYSTGEVMLKVNDTTGVTEFFFKNGNTFMKEDGNKNVINYKNGKPLYEMEGDSWVIYNEEGEKIAGEFELVTDIKKIN, from the coding sequence ATGAAAAAAATATTATCGGCATTATTGTTAGTCTTTGCAATGATATTATCTGCCTGTGGTGGGATAAAATATGAATACAAAGACGGTGTTATGTATGGAGATGGAAAAGAAGCAACAGGAACATTTAAATTTAAAGCAGGAAAATATAAAGTTAAAGGCAGCTTTGTGAATGGACTTCCTGATGGGCTATTTGAAGAATATTATCCAGATGGAAAAATTATGATAAAAGATACTTTTGTAAATGGAGAAAATACAAAAGAAGAGATATTCTATAAAAATGGGCAATTAATGGGAGTTTTTGCAGATGATGAAGATCTAAAACTTTATTTTGATGATGGAAAGTTAGTTATGACTTACAATGATAAAACAGATGAAAGTGTAATTTATCATGAAAATGGAAATCCTTTAATGGTTAACAATGATAAAGAGTCAACTATATATGATGAAAATAATGAAATGTTATTTAAAGTGCAAAATGATGAACCAGTAGATATTGGTTTAACTTTAAAGGAAAAAGATGGAACATTTCAAATTTTAAAAGGAAATAAAGTTATAGCTAAATTAGATGCTAATGGAGAAATTGTAAGTTACTTATACTCAACTGGTGAAGTAATGCTTAAAGTAAATGATACTACTGGAGTGACTGAATTTTTCTTTAAAAATGGAAACACCTTTATGAAAGAAGATGGAAATAAAAATGTAATAAATTATAAAAATGGAAAGCCATTATATGAAATGGAAGGGGATTCATGGGTAATTTATAATGAAGAAGGAGAAAAAATAGCAGGAGAATTTGAACTA
- a CDS encoding heavy metal translocating P-type ATPase, translated as MENNIKLGAGIDNNQENENKKLELKIDGISCQACVAKIERKLSKTNGVGKALVNISNNMADIEYDEKEIKASEIMKIIEKLGYTPKRREDLKDKEEEIKAQKKLKTELTKSKIVIVLSFILMYISMSHMLGLPLPNILNPEINIVNYVAIQFIITVIVMIIAKRFYKVGFRQLFMLSPNMDSLVAVGTSSAFIYSLYISYRIFADNNIHLMHSLYYESAAMIIAFVMLGKYLETLSKGKASAAIKKLVNFQAKKANIIRNGEIVEIGIEEVSKGDTVFIKPGEKIPVDGVIIEGHSTIDEAMITGESIPVEKAENDKVYSGSINKDGALKVVVNATEGETLISKIAKLVEDAQMTKAPIARLADKVSLIFVPTVIFIATFAALLWWFLIKYNVVSVSQNPFEFVLTIFISVLIIACPCSLGLATPTAIMVGTGKGAELGILIKSGEGLEKLNEIDTIVFDKTGTLTEGTPKVIDIVSLDNIDKDEILKISASMEVSSEHPLGKAVYDEAKEKNVSLYDVKSFLSISGRGVIGEIEGKKYLLGNKKLLLDNDIKDLHEEEIHKYELQGKTTILLADEEKLIAFITLADVVREESLELIKKLKKENIKTYMLTGDNERTARVIAEKLGIDDVIAEVSPEDKYKKVKELQEQGKKVAMVGDGINDSPALAQADVGMAIGSGTDIAIESADIVLMGKDIEIILTAIRLSRATIKNIKENLFWAFFYNTCGIPIAGGLLYIFTGHLLNPMIAGLAMGLSSVSVVSNALRLKRFK; from the coding sequence GTGGAGAATAATATAAAATTAGGAGCAGGAATTGATAATAATCAAGAAAATGAAAATAAAAAATTAGAGTTAAAGATAGATGGTATCAGTTGTCAAGCCTGTGTTGCAAAAATAGAAAGAAAATTATCAAAAACAAATGGAGTTGGTAAAGCACTTGTCAATATTTCAAATAATATGGCAGATATTGAATATGATGAAAAAGAAATAAAAGCTAGTGAAATTATGAAAATAATTGAAAAGCTAGGATATACTCCAAAAAGAAGAGAAGATTTAAAAGATAAAGAAGAAGAAATAAAGGCACAGAAAAAATTAAAAACTGAATTGACTAAATCAAAAATTGTTATAGTGTTATCTTTCATTCTTATGTATATTTCAATGAGTCATATGTTAGGCTTGCCACTTCCAAATATACTTAACCCAGAAATAAATATTGTTAACTATGTAGCAATACAATTCATAATAACAGTCATTGTTATGATAATTGCAAAAAGATTCTATAAGGTTGGGTTTAGACAATTATTTATGCTAAGTCCTAATATGGATAGCTTAGTAGCAGTTGGAACGAGTTCAGCTTTTATATATAGTTTGTATATAAGTTATAGAATATTTGCAGATAACAATATACATTTAATGCATTCTTTATATTATGAATCAGCTGCAATGATAATAGCTTTTGTAATGTTAGGAAAATACTTAGAAACTTTAAGTAAAGGTAAAGCATCAGCAGCTATAAAGAAATTAGTTAATTTCCAAGCTAAAAAAGCTAACATCATAAGAAATGGTGAAATAGTTGAAATTGGTATAGAAGAAGTGTCAAAAGGAGATACAGTTTTTATAAAACCAGGAGAAAAAATTCCAGTAGATGGAGTGATAATAGAAGGACATTCAACTATTGATGAGGCTATGATAACAGGAGAAAGTATACCAGTTGAAAAAGCTGAAAACGATAAAGTATATAGTGGAAGTATAAATAAAGATGGAGCATTAAAAGTTGTTGTAAATGCAACAGAGGGAGAAACTTTAATATCTAAAATAGCAAAACTTGTTGAAGATGCCCAAATGACAAAAGCACCAATAGCAAGACTTGCGGATAAAGTTTCATTAATATTTGTTCCAACAGTTATTTTTATAGCAACATTTGCTGCTTTACTGTGGTGGTTTTTGATAAAATACAATGTAGTGTCAGTGAGTCAAAATCCATTTGAGTTTGTATTGACTATTTTTATATCTGTCCTTATAATTGCTTGTCCTTGTTCATTGGGACTTGCTACACCAACTGCTATAATGGTTGGAACAGGTAAGGGAGCAGAATTGGGTATACTTATAAAGTCAGGGGAAGGATTAGAAAAATTAAATGAAATTGACACTATTGTTTTTGATAAAACAGGAACTTTGACAGAAGGAACGCCAAAAGTTATAGATATTGTAAGTTTAGATAATATAGATAAAGATGAAATATTAAAAATATCTGCTTCTATGGAAGTGAGTTCAGAACACCCATTAGGAAAAGCAGTATATGATGAAGCAAAAGAAAAAAATGTTAGTCTGTATGATGTAAAAAGTTTCTTGTCTATTTCAGGTAGAGGAGTAATAGGAGAGATTGAAGGTAAGAAATATTTATTAGGAAATAAAAAATTATTACTAGATAATGACATAAAAGATTTACATGAAGAAGAAATACATAAATATGAGTTACAAGGAAAGACAACAATTCTTTTAGCTGATGAAGAAAAATTAATAGCTTTTATAACATTGGCAGATGTTGTTAGAGAAGAAAGTCTTGAGCTTATAAAGAAATTAAAAAAAGAAAATATTAAAACATATATGCTTACTGGTGATAATGAAAGAACTGCAAGAGTTATAGCAGAAAAATTAGGTATTGATGATGTTATAGCTGAAGTATCTCCTGAGGATAAATATAAAAAAGTAAAAGAATTACAAGAACAAGGTAAAAAAGTTGCTATGGTTGGAGATGGTATAAATGATTCTCCTGCACTAGCACAAGCAGATGTTGGTATGGCAATAGGAAGTGGTACAGATATAGCAATAGAAAGTGCTGATATAGTTCTTATGGGCAAAGATATAGAAATTATATTAACAGCTATAAGATTGAGTAGAGCAACTATAAAGAATATAAAAGAAAATCTATTTTGGGCATTTTTCTATAATACTTGTGGTATTCCAATAGCAGGAGGTTTATTGTATATATTTACAGGTCATTTATTAAATCCTATGATAGCAGGACTTGCTATGGGATTGAGTTCAGTGTCTGTTGTAAGTAATGCTTTGAGGTTGAAAAGATTTAAGTAA
- a CDS encoding heavy-metal-associated domain-containing protein has protein sequence MKLNLKIDGMGCDHCVKSVREALEGIEGVKVLDVKIGSAEVEAENEGLLKEIKEKLDDVGYDLV, from the coding sequence ATGAAATTAAATTTAAAAATTGATGGAATGGGTTGTGATCATTGTGTTAAATCTGTTAGAGAAGCACTTGAAGGAATAGAAGGAGTAAAAGTTTTAGATGTAAAGATTGGCTCAGCAGAAGTAGAAGCTGAAAATGAAGGTTTATTAAAAGAAATAAAAGAAAAACTAGATGATGTAGGTTATGATTTAGTTTAG
- a CDS encoding CCA tRNA nucleotidyltransferase, producing the protein MNKISINNFSEIEIKILNKLNEYGKAYIVGGAVRDILLGVKPKDVDFATNLPYETLKTLFNEYNPKETGKPFGVIRIRVNDTDYEIAKFREDNYENKDGLKIIPEEKKVSFIDDIKNDLARRDFTINAMAYNQTEGIVDLYNGQKDIENKMINFVGNAEERIIEDPLRVLRAFRFMSRLNFSLSENTIEAIKKQKSLLNDIPKERITMEFSKLLLGENIKNTLTLMKDTGVLEIIIPEFKATYNFDQCNPHHNLDLFNHIISVVSKVPADLELRYTALLHDIAKPVVQTFDDKGIAHYKTHEIVGADMARDILTRLKLPVKLIDTVAEIIKKHMILYKDITDKKFNKLLSEMGYDNLLRLIEHSIADNESKNDEVVSTENDFYERLQRAVEKQMQVTINDLVINGKDLIELGFTGKEIGQIKKELLDKYLSEEIQNEKEEMLNYVKEKYNK; encoded by the coding sequence ATGAATAAAATTTCTATAAATAATTTTAGTGAAATAGAAATAAAAATATTGAATAAATTAAATGAATATGGAAAAGCTTACATAGTGGGAGGAGCAGTAAGAGATATTCTTTTAGGAGTAAAACCTAAAGATGTAGATTTTGCAACTAACCTTCCCTATGAGACTTTAAAAACATTATTTAATGAATATAATCCAAAAGAAACGGGAAAACCTTTTGGAGTTATAAGAATAAGAGTTAATGATACAGACTACGAGATAGCTAAATTTAGAGAAGATAACTATGAAAATAAAGATGGATTGAAAATAATACCAGAAGAAAAAAAAGTTAGTTTTATAGATGATATAAAAAATGATTTAGCACGTCGTGATTTTACAATAAATGCTATGGCATATAATCAAACAGAAGGAATTGTAGATTTGTATAATGGTCAAAAAGATATAGAAAATAAAATGATAAATTTTGTTGGAAATGCAGAAGAAAGAATAATAGAGGATCCACTTCGTGTGTTGAGAGCTTTTAGATTTATGTCTAGGCTAAATTTCTCTTTATCTGAAAATACTATTGAAGCAATTAAAAAACAAAAATCTTTACTTAATGATATTCCAAAAGAAAGAATTACAATGGAATTTAGTAAGTTATTATTAGGAGAAAATATAAAAAATACTTTAACTTTAATGAAAGATACAGGAGTATTGGAAATTATAATTCCTGAATTTAAGGCAACTTATAATTTTGACCAATGTAATCCTCATCATAATTTAGATTTGTTTAATCATATTATAAGTGTTGTAAGTAAGGTTCCTGCTGATTTAGAATTGAGGTATACAGCACTTTTACATGATATTGCAAAGCCAGTTGTTCAAACTTTTGATGACAAAGGTATAGCTCATTATAAGACTCATGAAATAGTTGGTGCAGATATGGCAAGGGATATATTAACTAGATTAAAATTGCCAGTAAAATTAATAGATACTGTGGCAGAAATTATAAAAAAACATATGATTTTGTATAAAGATATTACAGATAAGAAATTTAATAAATTATTGTCTGAAATGGGCTATGATAACTTATTGAGATTAATTGAACATTCTATTGCAGATAATGAGTCAAAAAATGATGAGGTTGTCAGTACAGAAAATGATTTTTATGAAAGATTACAAAGAGCAGTAGAAAAACAAATGCAGGTAACTATTAATGACTTAGTTATAAATGGAAAAGATTTAATAGAGTTAGGTTTTACAGGAAAAGAAATTGGGCAAATAAAAAAAGAATTATTGGATAAATATTTATCAGAAGAAATTCAAAATGAAAAAGAAGAAATGTTAAATTATGTGAAAGAAAAATATAATAAGTAG
- the trkA gene encoding Trk system potassium transporter TrkA has protein sequence MKIVIVGAGKVGEILCRDLSLEGNDIILIEQDVKILEKILANIDIMGFVGSGVSYDVQIEAEVPKADVFIAVTEKDEINIISSVIAKKLGAKYTIARVRSTDYSSQLNFMTESLGIDLVINPELEAAKDIKQNIDFPEALNVESFLDGRLKLVEFRIDRGSSLDNISLLDFKQKHFPNLLVCIIKRGEKVIIPSGNSHIRANDRIYITGSNSEIIKFQDALGKDRRKIKSAFIIGAGIISHYLAEELLKDKISVKIVEINPEKANKFSEYLPGATIINADGSNEEVLKEENFQNYDSCISITGIDEINMFISIYAKKIGIKKIITKLNKLSFVDILGENSFQSIITPKKIVADNIVRVVRSIANKKKNLIENFYRLENNTVEAIEILVNSDSKINNIPLKDLKIKRNLILAYIVRNNIAIFPKGTDVIKEGDRVIIITTESFFDDINNIVEE, from the coding sequence ATGAAGATAGTAATTGTTGGAGCAGGGAAAGTTGGAGAAATTCTTTGTCGTGATTTATCATTAGAGGGAAATGATATAATTCTTATTGAACAAGATGTAAAAATACTTGAAAAAATTTTAGCAAATATTGATATTATGGGATTTGTAGGTAGTGGAGTGAGCTATGATGTACAAATAGAAGCAGAAGTCCCTAAGGCAGATGTATTTATTGCTGTTACAGAAAAAGATGAAATAAATATAATATCATCAGTTATAGCTAAAAAATTAGGAGCAAAATATACTATTGCTAGAGTTAGAAGTACAGATTATTCATCTCAACTTAATTTCATGACAGAATCTTTAGGAATAGATTTAGTTATAAATCCAGAACTTGAAGCAGCAAAAGATATAAAACAAAATATTGATTTTCCAGAAGCATTAAATGTGGAAAGTTTTTTGGATGGGAGATTAAAACTTGTCGAATTTAGGATAGATAGAGGATCTTCTTTAGATAATATTTCTCTTCTTGATTTTAAACAAAAACATTTTCCTAATTTATTGGTATGTATAATTAAAAGAGGGGAAAAGGTAATAATTCCATCAGGAAACAGTCATATCAGAGCTAATGACAGAATCTATATAACTGGAAGCAACAGTGAAATTATAAAATTTCAAGATGCTTTGGGAAAGGATAGAAGAAAAATAAAATCAGCCTTTATAATAGGAGCAGGAATAATAAGCCACTATTTGGCAGAAGAACTTTTAAAAGATAAGATATCAGTTAAAATAGTTGAAATAAATCCAGAAAAGGCAAATAAATTTAGTGAATATTTACCAGGAGCAACAATTATTAATGCAGATGGAAGTAATGAAGAGGTGTTAAAAGAAGAAAATTTTCAAAACTATGACTCTTGTATATCTATAACAGGTATAGATGAAATTAATATGTTTATTTCAATTTATGCTAAAAAGATAGGTATAAAAAAGATTATCACTAAGTTAAATAAATTATCTTTTGTTGATATTCTTGGAGAAAATAGTTTTCAATCTATAATAACTCCTAAAAAGATAGTAGCAGATAATATAGTTAGGGTTGTTCGTTCTATTGCGAATAAAAAGAAAAATTTAATAGAAAATTTTTATAGACTTGAAAATAATACAGTTGAAGCAATAGAAATTTTAGTAAATTCTGATAGTAAGATAAATAATATTCCTTTAAAAGATTTAAAAATTAAAAGAAATTTGATCCTAGCATATATAGTTAGAAATAATATCGCTATCTTCCCAAAAGGTACTGATGTTATAAAAGAGGGGGATAGAGTAATAATAATTACAACAGAAAGTTTCTTTGATGATATTAATAATATTGTTGAAGAATAA
- a CDS encoding dihydrofolate reductase produces the protein MEKKYYKNLKLIVCVGKDNLIGDRNPDENSNGMLWHIKEELMYFKSKTVGNTVLFGGTTAKYVPIELMKKNREVITLHRNMDIPKLIEDLTLENKTIFICGGYTIYKYFLDNFDIDEIFLSKIKDSVEVKKAAEPLYFPNIEDYGYKIVDKKNYEEFIAYTYKK, from the coding sequence ATGGAAAAAAAATACTATAAAAATTTAAAGTTAATAGTTTGTGTTGGAAAAGATAATTTAATTGGAGATAGAAATCCTGATGAAAATAGTAATGGTATGTTATGGCATATAAAAGAAGAACTTATGTACTTTAAAAGTAAGACTGTTGGGAACACCGTTTTATTTGGAGGGACAACTGCAAAATATGTTCCTATTGAACTTATGAAAAAAAATAGAGAAGTAATAACTCTTCATAGAAATATGGATATACCAAAATTAATAGAAGATTTAACTTTGGAAAATAAAACAATTTTTATTTGTGGAGGCTATACTATATATAAATATTTTTTAGATAATTTTGACATTGATGAAATTTTTCTTTCAAAAATAAAAGATAGTGTGGAAGTTAAAAAAGCAGCTGAGCCTTTATACTTTCCAAATATTGAAGATTATGGTTATAAAATTGTAGATAAAAAAAATTATGAAGAATTTATTGCTTACACATATAAAAAATAA
- the thyA gene encoding thymidylate synthase, with the protein MGAKFDKIYKDIVDTIVEKGIWSKGNVRTKYADGTPAHYKSYIGYQFRLDNSDDEAHLITSRFATSKAPIRELYWIWILQSNNVDVLDKLGCKFWDEWKMQDGTIGKAYGYQIAQKTFGQKSQLHYIINELKKNPNSRRIMTEIWIPNELSEMALTPCVHLTQWSVIGNKLYLEVRQRSCDVALGLVANVFQYSVLHKLVALECGLEPAEIIWNIHNMHIYDRHYDKLVEQVNRETFEPAKIKINNFKSIFDFKPDDIEIVGYKYGEKVSYEVAI; encoded by the coding sequence ATGGGAGCTAAATTTGATAAGATATATAAAGATATAGTAGATACAATAGTAGAAAAAGGAATTTGGAGTAAAGGAAATGTCAGAACAAAGTATGCAGATGGGACACCAGCACATTATAAAAGCTACATAGGTTATCAATTTAGACTTGATAATTCAGATGATGAAGCACATTTAATAACTTCAAGGTTTGCAACAAGTAAAGCACCTATAAGAGAGCTATATTGGATATGGATACTACAGTCAAATAATGTCGATGTTCTAGATAAATTAGGGTGTAAATTTTGGGACGAATGGAAGATGCAAGATGGTACTATTGGAAAAGCTTATGGTTATCAAATAGCACAAAAAACTTTTGGGCAAAAATCTCAACTTCATTATATTATAAATGAGCTTAAAAAAAATCCTAATAGCAGAAGAATTATGACAGAAATCTGGATACCTAATGAACTTTCAGAAATGGCATTGACACCTTGTGTACATTTAACACAATGGTCTGTGATTGGAAATAAATTGTATTTAGAAGTTAGACAAAGAAGCTGTGATGTAGCCTTAGGTTTAGTTGCAAATGTATTTCAATACTCAGTTTTACATAAATTAGTGGCACTTGAATGTGGACTTGAACCAGCAGAAATAATTTGGAATATTCATAATATGCACATCTATGATAGACACTATGATAAATTAGTAGAGCAAGTCAATAGAGAAACATTTGAGCCTGCAAAAATAAAAATAAATAATTTTAAATCTATTTTTGATTTTAAACCAGATGATATTGAAATAGTTGGCTATAAGTATGGAGAAAAAGTTAGCTACGAGGTGGCTATTTGA
- a CDS encoding ATP-binding protein gives MKRLAIGLSDFKELIEKDFYYFDKTSFIDEVVKDGAKVKLFARPRRFGKTLNMSMLKYFFDITKADENRKLFKNLYIEKTESFKEQGQYPVIFLSLKDLKTTTWEEMEKDIKSTVASLFSEYKYLLNDLDKFDTVTFENIIMKNTNVEDLKEALKFLTKILYEKYNKKVVVLIDEYDAPLVSAYHNDYYDKAKDFFKTFYSTVLKDNVYLQMGVMTGIIRVIKAGIFSDLNNLSTYTILSDDYTDSYGLTEEEVIKSLKDYGMEYEISNVKDWYDGYKFGNSEVYNPWSILNFLRFKELRAYWVDTSGNDLINDVLKVTTKNVIIALEKLFNGEGLRQNISGTSDLSKILSADEIWELMLFSGYLTIEEKIDQDNYILRLPNKEVKTLFRKTFIETYIARGSKLSFLMESLRENRIEDYEENLQEVLLTSVSYNDTRRGNEAFYHGLIMGMGLYLEGEYITKSNIESGLGRYDFVIEPKNKSKRAYIMEFKSTDSVDKLEEVSKEALQQIENKKYDISLKQNGVKDITYMGIAFYGKQIKISYKSE, from the coding sequence ATGAAAAGATTAGCAATAGGATTAAGTGATTTTAAAGAGTTAATAGAGAAAGACTTCTATTATTTTGATAAAACAAGTTTTATTGATGAAGTAGTTAAAGATGGAGCAAAGGTAAAATTATTTGCTCGTCCAAGAAGATTTGGAAAAACACTAAATATGTCAATGTTAAAATATTTTTTTGATATTACAAAAGCTGATGAAAATAGAAAACTATTCAAAAATTTATATATAGAAAAGACAGAATCTTTTAAAGAACAAGGACAATACCCAGTTATATTTTTATCACTAAAAGATTTAAAAACTACAACTTGGGAAGAAATGGAAAAAGATATAAAATCAACAGTTGCAAGTTTATTTTCAGAGTATAAATATTTACTAAATGATTTAGATAAATTTGATACAGTCACATTTGAAAATATTATTATGAAAAATACTAATGTTGAAGATTTAAAGGAAGCATTAAAATTTTTAACAAAAATACTATATGAAAAATATAATAAAAAAGTAGTTGTATTAATAGATGAATATGATGCACCATTGGTATCAGCATATCATAACGACTATTATGACAAAGCAAAAGATTTCTTTAAAACTTTTTATAGTACAGTTTTAAAAGATAATGTATATCTACAAATGGGAGTAATGACAGGAATAATAAGAGTAATAAAAGCAGGGATATTTTCAGATTTAAACAATTTAAGTACTTATACTATACTAAGTGATGACTATACAGATAGTTATGGATTGACAGAAGAAGAAGTAATAAAAAGTTTAAAAGATTATGGAATGGAATATGAAATATCAAATGTAAAAGATTGGTATGATGGATATAAATTTGGGAACAGTGAAGTGTATAACCCCTGGAGTATATTGAATTTTTTAAGATTTAAAGAATTAAGAGCCTATTGGGTAGATACCTCAGGAAATGACTTAATAAATGATGTATTAAAGGTAACAACAAAGAATGTAATAATAGCCTTAGAAAAATTATTTAATGGAGAAGGATTAAGACAGAATATATCAGGGACATCAGATTTATCAAAGATACTAAGTGCTGATGAAATATGGGAATTAATGTTATTCAGTGGATATTTAACAATAGAAGAAAAAATAGACCAAGATAACTATATATTGAGATTACCAAATAAAGAAGTAAAGACATTATTTAGAAAAACATTTATAGAAACCTATATTGCCAGAGGTAGTAAACTTTCATTTTTGATGGAATCATTAAGAGAAAATAGAATAGAAGATTATGAAGAAAACTTACAAGAAGTTTTATTAACATCAGTTAGTTATAATGATACAAGAAGGGGAAATGAAGCCTTTTATCATGGACTGATTATGGGAATGGGACTATATTTAGAGGGAGAATATATAACAAAATCAAATATAGAAAGTGGTTTAGGAAGATATGATTTTGTAATAGAACCAAAGAATAAGAGTAAAAGAGCCTATATAATGGAATTTAAATCAACAGACAGTGTAGATAAGTTGGAAGAAGTATCAAAAGAAGCCTTACAACAGATAGAAAATAAAAAGTATGATATATCATTAAAACAAAATGGTGTAAAGGATATAACATATATGGGTATAGCATTTTATGGAAAGCAAATAAAAATTAGTTATAAAAGTGAATAA
- the ctlX gene encoding citrulline utilization hydrolase CtlX, with amino-acid sequence MKKNITNKILMVRPALFAFNEETAVNNHYQKKDNKPIQEIQNEALAEFDKMVEILKRMGIDVKVMQDTKEPHTPDSIFPNNWFSTHYSNTVVLYPMFAENRRLERTDNLYDYFDKEDNLNVVDYSQLEKENIFLEGTGALVLDRKNKKAYCSLSERANEKLLDIFCEDAGYKKVAFHSYQTVDEKRKLIYHTNVMMAMGENYAILCADSIDDVKERENVIKELEEDKKEIIYISEYQVEHFLGNAIELINNEDVNICVMSTTAYSVLTDEQKNIIEKYDVIVPVDVHTIERYGGGSARCMIAELFI; translated from the coding sequence ATGAAAAAAAATATTACAAATAAAATTTTAATGGTTAGACCTGCTTTGTTTGCATTTAACGAAGAAACAGCAGTGAACAATCATTATCAAAAAAAAGATAATAAACCTATACAAGAAATTCAAAATGAGGCTTTAGCTGAATTCGACAAAATGGTTGAAATATTAAAAAGGATGGGAATAGATGTTAAGGTTATGCAAGATACAAAAGAACCTCATACACCAGATAGTATATTTCCTAATAACTGGTTTTCAACTCATTATTCAAACACTGTTGTTCTATATCCTATGTTTGCAGAAAATAGAAGACTTGAAAGAACTGATAACCTATATGATTATTTTGATAAAGAAGATAATTTGAATGTTGTTGATTATTCACAATTAGAAAAAGAAAATATTTTTCTTGAAGGAACAGGTGCTTTAGTTTTAGATAGAAAAAATAAAAAAGCGTATTGCTCATTATCTGAGAGAGCAAATGAAAAACTTTTAGATATTTTTTGTGAAGATGCAGGCTATAAAAAAGTGGCTTTTCACTCTTATCAAACTGTTGATGAAAAAAGAAAACTTATATATCATACAAATGTTATGATGGCTATGGGAGAAAATTATGCTATTTTGTGTGCAGATAGCATTGATGATGTTAAAGAAAGAGAAAATGTTATAAAAGAATTAGAGGAAGATAAGAAAGAAATTATCTATATAAGTGAATATCAAGTTGAGCATTTTTTAGGAAATGCAATAGAACTTATAAATAATGAAGATGTAAATATTTGTGTTATGTCTACAACTGCTTATTCTGTTCTTACTGATGAACAAAAAAATATAATTGAAAAATATGATGTCATTGTTCCAGTAGATGTACATACAATTGAAAGATATGGTGGTGGCTCTGCTAGATGTATGATAGCAGAATTATTTATATAA
- a CDS encoding ABC transporter permease, producing MKNFVSKHISFISIIILIAIWQVCGNLGLLPKFIFPTPLEIANAFVRDRALFLFHFKITMLEALIGLGLGILIASFLAIIMDSIEAINKIVYPLLIFTQTIPTIALAPILVLWLGYDMTPKIVLIVINTTFPIVISILDGFRHCDEDAIQLLKLMNASKWQILYHVKIPTALTYFYAGLRVSVSYAFISAVVSEWLGGFEGLGVFMIRAKKAFDYDTMFAIIILVSAISLISMELVKRSERKFIKWKYLEEEENEKN from the coding sequence ATGAAAAATTTTGTTAGTAAACATATAAGTTTTATAAGTATTATAATTTTAATAGCTATTTGGCAAGTCTGTGGAAATTTAGGATTACTTCCAAAATTTATTTTTCCAACTCCATTAGAAATTGCTAATGCCTTTGTAAGAGATAGAGCCTTATTTCTATTTCATTTTAAAATAACTATGCTTGAAGCTCTTATAGGACTAGGTTTAGGAATTCTAATAGCAAGTTTTTTAGCAATAATTATGGATAGCATAGAAGCAATAAATAAGATAGTTTATCCATTATTAATTTTTACACAAACTATACCAACAATAGCTCTTGCTCCAATACTTGTGCTTTGGCTTGGTTATGATATGACACCAAAAATTGTTTTGATAGTTATAAATACAACCTTTCCCATTGTTATAAGTATACTTGATGGTTTTAGACACTGTGATGAAGATGCTATTCAACTTTTAAAACTCATGAATGCAAGTAAATGGCAAATTCTATATCATGTAAAAATTCCAACTGCTCTTACATACTTTTATGCTGGTCTAAGAGTCAGTGTTTCCTATGCTTTTATTTCAGCAGTTGTATCTGAATGGCTTGGAGGCTTTGAAGGACTTGGAGTTTTTATGATAAGAGCTAAAAAAGCCTTTGATTATGATACTATGTTTGCAATAATAATTTTAGTTTCAGCTATAAGTTTAATCAGTATGGAACTTGTAAAAAGAAGTGAAAGAAAATTTATTAAATGGAAATATTTAGAGGAGGAAGAAAATGAAAAAAATTAA